AGCGCGTTCCCTTCGGCGAATATGTCCGGCGGTTTTCCCTCGCCGACATGAAGGTCGAAGGCGATTACAAGAAGGGCATCTACCTCTCGTCCCCCCCGAACTATTATTGGGAACAGGCCGCGGACTCGTTCAACGCGTTGGTCAAGGCCGTGAACAAATACCGCATTCCCGTCCATCCCCTCGTCGCGGGCGTCCGCATCGATGGGTTCGGCGATTCCGTCGAGATCCTCGCCCCCGCGACCTTCACACCTCGCTTCTCCTGCTATTACGACGGCGCCGCCCTGCTGTTCAAAGAAGGCGGCGACCGTATCGCCTACGCACCGGGCAACGCGTATCTCTTCGAAAAAGCGCTTCCCGCCGAACTGAACGGCCTTCTTCTCGCCGATCTGCCGTATCCCTACGAAAAGTTCGCCGAGTATGTCCGCGCGACGAAGCCTGAATGGGTCGGCATCAGCTTCCGTAAGCCTTCCTCCTGGCTGATGGAACGATATTACATGCAAAAGCTCCTCGACGGCCGCTCGATCCAGTTCAACCGCCGCAGTCGCGACCTGCCGCTGCCGGTGTATCGCACCGAGCGGTACGGCGCCATCCAGGTCACGGCGCGCCAGGGAAAATTGTATACGAAAACATATATCAATCCCGTAAGCGAGGAGGCCAGATGATGCGTCTGACGACCCTCGAAAAAACGACGTTCGGCATGATGGGCGGTATGATCGTCCTCGGCGTCGTCCTGCTCATGTTCCAGATCGCCCGGGAGCGCAGTGCGAACCTTCATACGCTCGGCGCCATCGACCGTATTTCCCGGCTGACGGAGCGCGAGGTCCCCGAAAAATCCCAGGAGCACGACGAGCCGGAGGAAGAAGACGGATTCGGCAGTCTTCCGAAGCTCAATCTGAATACCGCGACGCTCGCCCAGCTCGATGCGCTTCCCGGCATCGGGAAGGCGATGGCCGAGCGCATCATCGACCTGCGCAAAACGAAAAAGGGATTCAAGAGTCTGGCGGAGTTGAAAGAAATCAAGGGCGTTTCCTCGAAAAAATTCGCCCAACTGAAGCGGGTGCTGACCGTCTCCGCCCCCGGCGCCGGAGAACCGCGCCGGCTGAACCTGAACTTTGCGTCGCTCGACGAACTCGAGGCCCTTCCCGGCGTCAGCCCGAAACTCGCCCGGGCCATCTATGACGCGCGGAACGCGATGGGGGGCTTCAAATCCGTCAAAGATCTCGAAGACATCCCCGGGCTAACCGAGAAGAAATACAAGCTCTTCGAAGCCCTCGTCGAAATCAAGTAACCGGAACAGGCCATGACAGACTACGGATTCGAGCAAACATCGTTCAAGAGCACCGCCATGAAGGTCTGGTTCGTGATCGTGTTCCTGATCATGGTCTCGGTCTGGGCGATGGTGCTCAGTCCCGACCACGGCGGCATCGGTCCGTCCGCCATGAACCCGAAGCTTCGCATCGACTTCGTGAACGTCGGGCAGGGCGATGCGATCCTCGTCAGGACGCCGCGCGGCAGGGTGTATCTCATCGACGGCGGCATGAACGTCTCATCGACGCAGGCGGTCCGCGAGAACCGCGACCTGATCCAGAACTACCTTCGCACGAAGCGCATCCGGCGTCTTGACGGCATCGTCGTCACGCACAACCACAACGACCACCTCGGCGGCATCATTCCGGTGCTCAAGCTGCTCAAGGTCGATCGCATCTGGGACTGCGGCAGCGTTGCGAACACGCAGACCTACAAAGAATATGCCGAACTATGCGAAAAGAAGCGCATTCCCCGCATGACCGCCAAGGCGGGCGACGTTCTCGACTGG
This DNA window, taken from Candidatus Ozemobacteraceae bacterium, encodes the following:
- a CDS encoding MBL fold metallo-hydrolase, yielding MTDYGFEQTSFKSTAMKVWFVIVFLIMVSVWAMVLSPDHGGIGPSAMNPKLRIDFVNVGQGDAILVRTPRGRVYLIDGGMNVSSTQAVRENRDLIQNYLRTKRIRRLDGIVVTHNHNDHLGGIIPVLKLLKVDRIWDCGSVANTQTYKEYAELCEKKRIPRMTAKAGDVLDWGSELFVTVLHPESVSKSQEFSDQNNMSVTLLVRYGKVTTLLCGDIEIAAEEEVARYGDAIRAQVVKIPHHGSDTSINKRFWNLVKPALGIIQVGRDNPFGHPKLEALDLYRSMGVDLKRTDSNGTVRLLVGGETERDYTVEVDRNL
- a CDS encoding DUF655 domain-containing protein → MMRLTTLEKTTFGMMGGMIVLGVVLLMFQIARERSANLHTLGAIDRISRLTEREVPEKSQEHDEPEEEDGFGSLPKLNLNTATLAQLDALPGIGKAMAERIIDLRKTKKGFKSLAELKEIKGVSSKKFAQLKRVLTVSAPGAGEPRRLNLNFASLDELEALPGVSPKLARAIYDARNAMGGFKSVKDLEDIPGLTEKKYKLFEALVEIK